The Endozoicomonas sp. 4G DNA segment TGAAACCTCAGGTCCACAAGATCTGGCGTGACAAGGGCAGCAACGACCATCTGATTCTGCTCTCTGAAGGTCGTCTGGTCAATCTGGGTAATGCCACCGGCCATCCATCCCGTATTATGGATGGTTCGTTTGCCAACCAGGTTCTGGCCCAGATTCATCTGTATCAAGAAGGCTTTGCTCACCTGCCCGCTGCCGAGAAGGCTGAAAACCTGTATGTGAAGGTTCTGCCCAAGCAGCTGGATGAAGAGGTGGCCCTTTACATGGTTCAAGGCTTTGGCGGGGTGATTACCCAGCTGACCGAACAGCAGGCAGACTACATCAATGTTGCTGTGGAAGGTCCATTCAAGGCGGATGAGTATAAGTACTGATCAGCAGGAGCCTGTGCTTCTGTACAGGCTCACAGGAACAGAGATGAAGGTTGTGACGAACGATGACAACGAACAATAAAAAGCTGACCATCAGCTTTGAGTTTTTTCCGACCAAAACGGAAGAGGGTGCTAAAAAGCTCGCTCAGACAGCGATTGAACTCTCCCAATGCCAGCCAGATTTTTTCTCTGTGACCTATGGTGCTGGTGGTTCCACCCGTGAGCGAACCTTCGATACCGTAATGGGCGTTCGCAATAGCACCGATATTCCCACTGCGCCTCACCTCTCCTGTGTGGGCGACAGCAAAGCCCGGTTAAAAGAACTGCTGGAGCTGTACCAGCGTCAGGGGATTAATCGCATTGTTGCTTTGCGCGGCGATCTGCCATCGGGTATGGGGCGTTCGAACGGTGAATTGCAGTACGCTAACGAACTGGTGGAATTTATCCGCGCCGAAACCGGAGACCACTTTCATCTGGAAGTCGCCGCTTATCCGGAAGCTCACCCTCAGGCGCAAAACTTTGAAGCGGATCTGGTTCACTTTAAACGCAAGGTCGATGCGGGGGCCAGTTCAGCCATTACCCAGTATTTCTTTAATGCGGACAGCTATTTTTATTTTGTCGATCGTGCCAGGAGCCTGGGGATTGATCTGCCGATTATTCCGGGCATTATGCCTATCACCAACTACACCCGTTTAGCTCGTTTCTCTGATGCCTGTGGCGCCGAAATTCCACGCTGGATTCGCAAGCAGCTGGAAGCCTACGGTGACGATATCGACAGCATCAAACAGTTTGGTGAAGAAGTGGTCACCCGGATGTGTGAAAGGCTCATTGAGCAGGGCGTTCCGGGGTTGCATTTCTATGCCCTGAATCAGGCTGAACCTTCCAAAGCCATCTGTCACAATCTCAAAATGCTTTGATAACCCTGTGGCCAGAGTGCTTTAGGATGGGACGAAGCACTTTGATGATTTAAGAGATATATGGGAGTGACGATCTAAACTATTAGAAACCATTACGTTCAAGGAGTGAACACCCATGTCTCAGTTAATTCAGGAATTCAAAAAAGAACATGCGCAAATCAGTGACTTACTTTTACAAGCTCGTGAAGTGGGTGTTGATAACCAGGAAGGACGGGATTTGATCCTTTCAGCTAAAAAGATGCTCCTGGCTCATTTAAACAAAGAAGATAAGTACCTTTATCCCGTACTGAGAGAAGCCGCCGAGAATGATGAGCGCCTGAAATCTACCCTGACTGACTATGCGCTGGATATGGATAAGATTTCTGCCAAAGTGATGGTTTTTTTCAACCTGTATGAAAATTACGATAACACTAACGAAAACTTTCAGCAGGACTGCAACAACATTATCAAAGCGCTGAGCAAGCGGATTACTAAGGAAGAAGCGATTCTCTACAAAACTTACGATGAAATCAAAGATGCCTGAAACCACCGGCTCAAATGATCGACTGGTTCTCAGTCGATCATTCTTTTCCAGAAGAATATAAATCCAGGCAACATGACACTAAAATCATCCGATGGATGACAAATGGCATAAACCCTAATCTTAAATACGAAATCTGTTAAAAATGATCTGACTCATGGGTAAAATATCTTCATCGTCGGCAGACACCTTACTAATTTGTTTTTGTAATGATTCTTTTTCATCAGGAAGCTCGCTATCCGTCATCTCGTAGTGAAGCATCAAAATACTGTGCAAAAAGTTGAGACCTTCTACGCTCAAGCAATTGATTGCACGAGTCTTGAATAGTTTGTCATTTTCCGATACCTCATCCACATCAATAAAATTCAGCTTTGCACAGGCACAAACAAATTTATATAAAAAGCCTTTTTCACCTAATTGCGCTTTTAGTTTTTCGTTACCGACTATTGAACCTTCAACCTCATCAAAAAGAGCGCGCATTGCCAGGCCCAAATCATCTGGACTGGCCTTGCGACCTTCAGCAATTGAAAACGCTTTAAAAACAGTAGCGTCCAACTCAATAAGGATCTCCATTAACTCACTGGTCAATGCTTTGGCTTTATCGGAGGAAAGGTCTTCGATACCAGCACCTCTTTCAACCAGATTTTCCAGAAAGTCATTCATTAACGATCTTGCTTTGTGCTCATTTCGTTCAAGGTGCCAGTAATGAAGCCTGGTCTTCACACTCCAGGGATTGGTTTTGCGTTTATAAATAGACTGATTAAATGCCAAATCGGTCCTGGGGGATTTTTTGACTTTGTCCAAAACCGTTGTTAGCCCTTCAAGAACGTGAACCAGTTTGCCAAAAATCTTCCCATATAATTTTTTACAATCGTTTTTAAAGCCGGAAAGACTTAAATGACTTGCAGCAAAAGACTTAACACCTTCAAAACTCACAAAACACCTCCATGCCAAAAAAGCATCATATTTAATGTCTTATTTGGTTAACAACAATCAGTCGTCAGATATAAGACAATTTTCAAATGATTTCTTATTAATTATTTAAGACCAATAAACTACGCTACTATTAATTTCAGATACGCTTTTACAGAACAAGTTACAGAACAGGCAGTACCTCTGTATTTTATTTTATTAATTCAGTGGCAGAAACTATGAATTACAGTGCAGCTGCAGAAGATGCAAACGAAGAGTGGGGTATACCAGAGAGCGACCAACTGGAGTTTGACCCTCTATTGGAATGCCTCAGTATTCTAACCAAGCATTATGGAAAGCCCTTTTCTCACGATTCCCTTCGTGCCGGGTTACCCCTTGAAAACGGCAAACTGACCGCAGAGCTATTTTCCCGGGCAGCCGAAAGAGCAGGCCTTGCGTCGAAAACCCATAAGAGAGCATTAAAAGATATCTCTCCTCTGGTCACGCCTACGGTTCTTTTTCTAAAAGAACGTAAAGCCTGCATTCTGATTGATATTGATCATGAAGAAGAAAAAGCCCGGGTGATTATTCCTGAAGCGGGAGAAGGTGTTCAAGACATCGACCTTTCGGATCTGGAAGAGCACTATACCGGCTACACCATTTATGTCCGGGAAAAACACCGGTATGACAAGCGCACCCCCACGACGCTGAATATTCGCTCCCGACATTGGTTCTGGGGCACGATTCTTGGCTCCTGGAGAATTTACCGGGATGTCTTGCTGGCTTCCTTGCTGATCAATATTTTTGTGGTGGCCAGCCCGCTGTTTGTCATGAATGTTTACGACAGAGTGGTGCCCAACCAGGCTTTTGATACCCTCTGGGTGCTAGCTGTGGGTGCCATTATTATCTTCAGCTTTGACTTCGTTCTGAAAATGATTCGAAGTTACTTTATTGACCTTGCAGGCAAAAAGTCGGACATACTGCTCTCATCCCGGGTGATGGAGCGGGTGCTGGGATTAAGCATGTCGGCCAAACCGGTTTCGGTCGGTTCCTTTGCCAAGAGCCTTCAGGAATTTGAGAGCATCCGGGAATTTATCACTTCATCAACGGTGATTGCTCTGGTGGATCTGCCTTTCACCCTGATCATATTGATGGTGATTTTCATTCTGGGTGGTCCATTAGCTTACATTCCTGTGTTCTGTATGGCTCTGATAGCCCTGTACAGTTTTGCCATTCAGGCACCTCTCAAGCGTTCTGTTGAGAAAACCCTGCGCTCCAACTCCCAGAAAAACGCCACCCTGATTGAAAGCCTTTCTGGCATGGAAGCCCTGAAGATTGCCCAGGCAGAGAGCGAAATTCAGTACAAGTGGGAAAAAGCAGTAGGCCACATAGCTACCTGGAGTATCAAAACCAAGCTATTGAGTTCTTCCGCATCAACCGTCAGTGCTTATGTTCAACAGATGTGTAACATTGCCCTGGTGTCTTACGGTGTGTTCCTGATTTCTGAGGGTGACCTCAGTATGGGTGGTCTGATTGCTACCGTTATGTTGTCAGGTCGATGCCTCGCGCCCATGGCTCAGGTAGCTGGCCTTGCCACTCGCTACAACCAGGCTAAATCGGCCCTGGATGGACTTAACGACATCATGGATATGCCGGTAGAACGTCCAGCGGACCGTGACTACGTCAATCGTCCTGAGCTGGCCGGAAGTATCGAATTTGATGGTGTCAATTTCACCTATCCGGGTCAGGAGATCCAGGCGCTCAGAAACATCAGCCTGAACATCAAGCCTGGTGAGAAAGTAGCCATTATCGGTCGTATCGGTTCTGGAAAAACGACCATAGAGAAGCTGATTCTTGGTCTTTATGAGCCTAATGAAGGTGCCATCCGAGTCGATGGTATTGACCTGAGACAGATCAATCCTTCGGACCTTCGAAGCAGCATTGGCTGTGTCTCTCAGGACATCACCCTGTTTTACGGAAGCATTAAAGAAAACATCACCCTCGGTGCCAGCTTCGTTGACGACGCCGCCTTGCTGAAAGCGGCTGAAATATCCGGTGTGACGGAATTCGCCAACAAGCACCCCAATGGCATGGACATGATCGTGGGCGAAAGGGGACAAAACCTCTCAGGTGGACAGCGACAAAGTATCGCCTTAGCCAGAGCACTCCTGATGGACCCACCGATTCTGGTTCTGGATGAACCCTCCAGCTCCATGGATAACACCACCGAGTTGCGGGTCAAAGAGCAACTGAAAAAGCAATGCAAGGATAAAACCATTGTTCTGGTCACTCATAAGGCTTCCATGCTGGAGCTGGTTGATCGCCTGATTCTGGTGGATAACGGCAAGATTGTTGCGGACGGACCCAAGGATCAGGTTCACGCCGCCCTTAAGCAGGGCAAACTCAAAATCGAATAACCCTGCAGTCAGCAATGAACTGCCAATGACCTTGAATGGATTAAACAGGATCGTGCAATGAGCGACTACAAGGACGATAAAAACGCTTCTGAATTACCAGAAGATCAACCGGCTTCAGATACTCAACCAACGACTCCGCCGGAGACAGCGTATGAATCGAGTTCTGAGGATCAGCAAGCCGTGACTGAAGAAGTCATAGTGGATGATCGTGAAGAACTGGACAGACAGGTTGAAGAAGAGGAAATCCTGGAGAATACGGCTTCATTAGAAGACAATGTCAGCCCGGAAGACCTGGAGTACATGTCTGATACCAGTGCCGCCATGCTTATGAAAGCACCAACAGGCGGCAGGTTGCTCATTTACACCATGTTGCTGGCTATTGGCTCAGCCATCACCTGGGCCAGTCTGGCACCATTGGATGAAATCACCCGGGGTATGGGTGAAGTCGTTCCCTCTTCTCATCTACAGGTCATTCAGAACTTTGAAGGCGGCATACTGGAAGAGCTTTATGTCCGTGAGGGCGAGCTGGTCAAGGAAGGGCAGCCACTGCTGCAACTGGATGATACCCGCTTCAAATCTACTTTCAGGGAAGGCGCTGTTGAGTATTACAGTGAGCTGGCCAGAGCCGCCAGACTCAGGGCTGAACTGTCTGGCAATCCACTGAAGTTTCCTCCTCAATTAAATGATTATCAGGATTATGTTGACCGGGAAATCCAGATTTACCAGAGACGCGATGCCGGGCTCAAAGCTGAGCTGGATATTGTCAACAAACAAGCATCCCAGGCCAAACATGAACTGGCCGCTTCCGAGTCACAGCTGGAGTTTTTAACCACCAGTCTGGAGCTGGGAGAAGAAGAGCTGGAGCTGACCAACCCCCTGGCTGAGCAAGGCGTGGTTTCCCATGTAGAAATGATTCAACTCAAGCAGAGAGTGAATGATCTGGCTTCCGAGAAGAATATGACAGAGCTGTCCATTCCCAAGTTGAGCGAAGCTTACCAGGAGGCTCTGGCACGTAAGCGGGAACTGACGGTCAAATTCCGGGAAGAAGTGGTGCAGGAGCTGAAGGAATCTGAAGTCAAACTGGATCAAATGTCTGAAACACAAACCAGCCTGGAAGACCAGGTGGTCAGGACACTGCTTCGCTCACCGGTTGAAGGCATTGTTAAAAAGATTAATGTCAAAACGGTAGGCGGCGTTATACAGCCTGGCATGGATGTCATGGAAATTGTTCCTGTAGAGGAATCCCTCTTGGTTGAAGCCCAGATCGCTCCTAAAGATATAGGCTTTCTCAGGGAAGGTATGAAGTCTGTGGTCAAACTGACAGCCTATGACTTTGCCGTCTATGGTGGGCTTGAGGGTGTGGTAGACCATATAAGTGCCGATACCATCAAAGATGAAAAAGGCGAAAGTTTCTACATCGTTCGCGTCAGAACCCATGAAAACCAGCTTGGCAACCCTGAAAAACCGCTGGAAATCATCCCGGGTATGAAGGCTAACATCGATATTATCACCGGAGAAAAAACCCTGATGGAATATCTGATGAAGCCAATTCTCAGGGCCAGGCAGAATGCTCTGACTGAGCGGTAGACGCTTCCCGGGAAGGGGCTATGAATTCCAATTCTGATGGTTCCAGACCTGTTATTGGTCATGTTCAGGATACCGATGGCGATGTATTCGCCATCGCTCCTGATGGCAGCAAACGCATTCTTAAGGAAGGAGATCCACTCTATCTCAATGAGAGGGTCGTCTCCGAATCCAGTGGCCCTGTCTCTATTCTTCTCGTTAATAGTGAAGTCATTCAGCTGGAGGGGCAGTCCCAGCTGGTTATGCTGGAGAATATGCTTCAAACTGCATCACCTTCTGATGCTAAGCTGTCATCAGAAATCGAAGAGATACTGGATGCTAATGCAGACAGGGCAGGTTCTGCCGAAATTCCCCCTAT contains these protein-coding regions:
- the metF gene encoding methylenetetrahydrofolate reductase [NAD(P)H]; protein product: MTTNNKKLTISFEFFPTKTEEGAKKLAQTAIELSQCQPDFFSVTYGAGGSTRERTFDTVMGVRNSTDIPTAPHLSCVGDSKARLKELLELYQRQGINRIVALRGDLPSGMGRSNGELQYANELVEFIRAETGDHFHLEVAAYPEAHPQAQNFEADLVHFKRKVDAGASSAITQYFFNADSYFYFVDRARSLGIDLPIIPGIMPITNYTRLARFSDACGAEIPRWIRKQLEAYGDDIDSIKQFGEEVVTRMCERLIEQGVPGLHFYALNQAEPSKAICHNLKML
- a CDS encoding hemerythrin domain-containing protein, with the protein product MSQLIQEFKKEHAQISDLLLQAREVGVDNQEGRDLILSAKKMLLAHLNKEDKYLYPVLREAAENDERLKSTLTDYALDMDKISAKVMVFFNLYENYDNTNENFQQDCNNIIKALSKRITKEEAILYKTYDEIKDA
- a CDS encoding type I secretion system permease/ATPase, with the translated sequence MNYSAAAEDANEEWGIPESDQLEFDPLLECLSILTKHYGKPFSHDSLRAGLPLENGKLTAELFSRAAERAGLASKTHKRALKDISPLVTPTVLFLKERKACILIDIDHEEEKARVIIPEAGEGVQDIDLSDLEEHYTGYTIYVREKHRYDKRTPTTLNIRSRHWFWGTILGSWRIYRDVLLASLLINIFVVASPLFVMNVYDRVVPNQAFDTLWVLAVGAIIIFSFDFVLKMIRSYFIDLAGKKSDILLSSRVMERVLGLSMSAKPVSVGSFAKSLQEFESIREFITSSTVIALVDLPFTLIILMVIFILGGPLAYIPVFCMALIALYSFAIQAPLKRSVEKTLRSNSQKNATLIESLSGMEALKIAQAESEIQYKWEKAVGHIATWSIKTKLLSSSASTVSAYVQQMCNIALVSYGVFLISEGDLSMGGLIATVMLSGRCLAPMAQVAGLATRYNQAKSALDGLNDIMDMPVERPADRDYVNRPELAGSIEFDGVNFTYPGQEIQALRNISLNIKPGEKVAIIGRIGSGKTTIEKLILGLYEPNEGAIRVDGIDLRQINPSDLRSSIGCVSQDITLFYGSIKENITLGASFVDDAALLKAAEISGVTEFANKHPNGMDMIVGERGQNLSGGQRQSIALARALLMDPPILVLDEPSSSMDNTTELRVKEQLKKQCKDKTIVLVTHKASMLELVDRLILVDNGKIVADGPKDQVHAALKQGKLKIE
- a CDS encoding HlyD family type I secretion periplasmic adaptor subunit, translating into MSDYKDDKNASELPEDQPASDTQPTTPPETAYESSSEDQQAVTEEVIVDDREELDRQVEEEEILENTASLEDNVSPEDLEYMSDTSAAMLMKAPTGGRLLIYTMLLAIGSAITWASLAPLDEITRGMGEVVPSSHLQVIQNFEGGILEELYVREGELVKEGQPLLQLDDTRFKSTFREGAVEYYSELARAARLRAELSGNPLKFPPQLNDYQDYVDREIQIYQRRDAGLKAELDIVNKQASQAKHELAASESQLEFLTTSLELGEEELELTNPLAEQGVVSHVEMIQLKQRVNDLASEKNMTELSIPKLSEAYQEALARKRELTVKFREEVVQELKESEVKLDQMSETQTSLEDQVVRTLLRSPVEGIVKKINVKTVGGVIQPGMDVMEIVPVEESLLVEAQIAPKDIGFLREGMKSVVKLTAYDFAVYGGLEGVVDHISADTIKDEKGESFYIVRVRTHENQLGNPEKPLEIIPGMKANIDIITGEKTLMEYLMKPILRARQNALTER